In the Immundisolibacter sp. genome, CGCGCTGTCAGGTGGTGCTGGCGGCGCGCGCGCGCGGCTTGGCCGCGCTCGACTGCGTGTGTCTCGACGTGCGCGACGAGGAAGCCTTTCGGGCTGACGCGGTCCTGGGGCGGGACCTGGGTTACGACGGAAAGCTGTGCATCCACCCGGCGCAAGTGGCCATCGCCAATTCCATCTATACGCCGGCGCCCGAAGCAGTTGTACGAGCACGGTCCGTGGTCGATGCCTGGGCCCAGGCGCAACGGGACGGCCTCGGCGTGATCGCGGTCGACGGCGAGATGGTGGACGCACCGGTGGCGGCGGTGCAGGCGCGAGTCCTGGAGCGTGCGCGGCGGGCCGGGCTGGTCGGTTGATGCGCGGCTCCCCGAACGCCGGAATCACACACGACAAGGACGACACGATGGAACTGGTCGAAGGGCCATATTTCGACGAACTGCACGTCGGACAGAACCTGCCGGACCCACCAGAGGTGACGCTGACCACCGGCCATGCCGCCTGGCACACGGCGCTGTTCGGTGACCGGCTGCGCTTGCCCTTGAGCGCCCCCCTGAGCCAGGCGGTGATCGGTGGCGAGGCAATGGCCGCGCACCCGGCGCTGGTGTGTAACCTGGTCACCGGGCAGACCACGTATGCAACGCAGGAGGTGCGCGCCAACCTGTTCTATCGGGGTCTTTTGCTGCGCTCGCCGGTGCGCATTGGCGACACCCTGCGCACCCATACGCGCGTTGCGGCGCTGCGCCAGAACCGCCATCAGGAAGGCAGGCCCGCGACCGGCATCGCGGTGCTGGAAATGGAAGTCATCAACCAGCGTGCCGAGACGATCTTGCATTTCTGGCGTGCGCCGATGATTCCCTGCCGCGATGCGGGTGCCAATACTGGCTTCGCGGACCCGCTTGAGTTGTTCCCGCAAGCGCTGGACGGGGCTGCCCTGGCCACGGCCGCCGCTCACTATGACCTGGCCGCTTTTCGCGCTGCCGTGCCCGGTGCCACCACTCCGCGGCCGGGTGCGCGCTATCAGGTGGCGGCGCGCGACACCATCACCAGCGCGCCGGAGCTGGTGCGGCTCACACTGAACATGGCGCGCGCCCATACCGACGCGGCCAAGAGTGTCTATGGCCAGCGCCTCGTTTACGGGGGCCACACTATCGCCATGGCCGCCGCCCAGCTCGTTCGGGCACTGCCGGACCTGGTCACCATCCTTGGCTGGCATGCCTGTGACCACACCGCGCCGGTGTTCGAAGGCGATGTGCTGCGCTGCGAAGTCGATGTGCATGCAGCGCACCCTACGTCGGGCGCGGGGGCCCTGGTGGATCTCGTCGTGCGGCTGTACGCCGAGCGCGGGCCGGCCAGTCCGGAGCCCGGCAGCGAGGCTCAGGTGCTCGACTGGCGGCTGGTCGCCTTGTCATCGTGAAGATGCGTGCATGAGCGCCGGCATCCTTGCCGGTATGCGGGTGGTGGAGGGCTCGGCTTTTGTTGCTGCGCCGCTCGGTGGCATGACCCTGGCGCAACTGGGTGCCGAAGTCATTCGTTTCGATCCGATCGGCGGCGGGCTCGACTACCGGCGGTGGCCCGTCACTGCGAACGGTGACAGCCTGTTCTGGGCGGGACTCAACAAAGGCAAACGCTCCATCGCCGTGGACCTGCGCCACCCCGAGGGGCGCGAGCTGCTGACCGCGCTCGTCACCGCGCCGGGCGAGGATGCCGGCATCTTCCTCACCAATTTTCCGGCGCATGGGTGGCTGAGTTACGAGGTGCTCGCCGCCCGCCGCGCCGACCTGATCATGCTGAATGTGCTAGGCAGCCGTGACGGTGGTAGTGCGGTGGATTACACGGTGAACCCGCGCGTGGGCTTTCCCCTCGTCACCGGGCCACCGGACACGCAAGGTCCGGTCAACCATGTGTTGCCGGCCTGGGATCTGATCACCGGGCAGATGGCCGCCACTGGCATTCTGGCCGCCGAGCGGCACCGCAGGCGCAGCGGACAGGGACAACTCATCAAGTTGGCACTTCTGGACGTGGCGCTCGCGGTGGCCGGACATCTGGGATATATCGCCGAGGTGCAGATCAACAGCGGCGATCGCGAGCGCGCCGGTAATGACCTTTATGGCGCATTCGGGCGGGATTTCCCGACCGCCGACGGCCGGCGGGTGATGGTGGTCGGCCTCACGCCCCGGCAATGGCAGGCCATCGGCAGGGCCACCGGCCTGGTGGATGAGTTGGCCGCCGCCGCCCGTTCAGCGAGACTGGATTTTGCGCAGGAAGGCGATCGTTACCGGGGACGCGATGCCATTGCGGCGCTGCTGGGCCCGTGGATTGCAGCGCGCGATTATGCGGACCTGTCTGCCATCTTTGACGCTGCGGGCGTGTGTTGGGGGCCGTATCAGAATTTTCGTGACCTGGTGCAAACCGACCCCGAATGCACACCGGATAACCCGCTGTTCAGCGAGGTGGAGCAGCCTGGAATAGGCTGCTACCGCATGCCCGGCACGCCGCTGGATTTTTCCGCCATGCCGCGCCTGCCGGCCAGCCCGGCGCCCCTGCTGGGCGCCGACACCGAGTACGTGCTGGGAGACATCCTTGGTTTGTCCAGCGGCGAAATCGCGCGCTTGGTCGACGCCGGTGTAGTAGCTGTACCGAGCGTGCCGTCGGGGTAGCACGAAGGGAAATCCCTTCATCAGTCGCCATGGGAGCGGATGGCGTCTATATGCACTGATAGGTGGTAACGCCTGTGTCCCCAAGCGTTTGCCGGCATCAAACCCTGGGAAATGCTTACAACAGGTTTGGATTGCCAGTACGGTGCATGTTAGGGTCGGCTGGACGAACCGGGCCATCGGTTTAACGCCGACATTGGTCGAAAACGGAGCCATCGGAAAACCACGCTTTTCTGATGGCGGGCGCTGAGAAATCCAGGGCGGATCTATTCAGCGCTTCCTTAGACAGGGAGCACGGTTTTCATGACGCAACAACAACGCGCCGCCACGCGGCTCGGCCAGCACGCCGTGGTCATCGGCGCCAGCATCGGCGGCCTGCTCACGGCCCGCGTGCTGTCGGATTACTACGCGCAGGTCACGATCTTGGATGCGGACACGCCCCCGGAACAGGCCGTTCCGCGCAAGGCGGTGCCGCAGGGCAGTCACATTCACCTGCTGCTCGCCGGCGGCTCGGCGGTGGTGCGCAAGTATTTCCCCGGCATCCACGAAGACCTGCTTGGCGCAGGCGCCCGGTACGTCGATTTTTTGGCCGACAACGCGAATTACATGAGCGGGCGTTGGTGGCCGCGAAAGCCCAGCGGAATCAACAGCTACGTGATGTCGCGCCCGCTGCTGGAGACCGTGGTGCGCCACCATACCCTGGCACTGCCCAATGTGCAGTTGCGTGCCGCGACGCGGGTGAGCGGCTTCCTCACGGATACCACAGGCAAGACCATCACCGGCGTGAGTCTGGACAAGGACGGTGAAACCATCGCCGCCGACCTGGTGGCGGATGTCAGCGGCCGCGCGTCCAAGACGCCGAAGTGGCTGGAACAAATGGGCTACGGCGCACCGCAAAGCACCACCATTGGCATCAACGTGGGCTACGTCACCTTCGAGGCGCAGGAGCCAGCGGGTCGGAATCCGGACTGGAATTTTATGTATGCCATCCAAAAGAGCATCCCGGAAGATACCCGCGGCGGCGGCCTGTTCCGCGTCGAGGGCGGTCGCTACCTGGTCACTGCCACGGGCTATCACAAGGACGATCCACCAACGGACTGGGCCGGCTTTCTGGAATTCCTGAAGTCCCATCCGCACCCGGTTTTGTACGAAGAGGTCAAAAACCTGCAACCCACAAGTGACGTGGCGGCGTATCGCTACTCGGCCTACTTGCGACAGCACTACGAACGGCTGCGCCGGTTTCCGCGCGGGCTCGTCGTGCTCGGTGACGCGATGTGCAGCTTCAACCCCGTCTACGGCCAGGGGATGACAGTGGCGGCCAAGGAGGCCGAATACCTTGATGAATGTCTGGGCCGCTGCGCGTCGTCGGGTGCCATGCCCGACGACTTCGCGCTGACGTTTTTCAAGGGCGCAGTCAAGTTTGTGGACGCGGCCTGGAACGGCGTGACGGTGGAGGATTTTCGTTATCCGCAAACCGACGGCCAGCGCCCGCGCGGCTTTGCGCTGAGCAAATGGCTGAACGCAAAATTCTTTGCGCTGTCGGGCTATGACGCGGAGTTTGCGGTCGCATTCGCAAAGGTTCTGAACCTGGTCGACCCCCCCGCATCGATCCTGAAGTTCAAATACCTGCGCAAGGCGTTGTTCGCGAAGACGCCGGTTTTTCGCGGGGATCCGGCTGCGTTGCCGGCGCGTGCGGTGCCCGAAGCGAGCCCGCCGTAGGGAGCCGCTGATTTATTCAGCGCTTCCCCAGGGCAAGTTAATGCCATGCGGCCGGACCGATCGACTCCGGACCGGGGCGGGAAATCGACAGGTTTCGTTGCGGTGTCTTTGGGAGGACGGGCGCCTGCCGTCTAACTTCGAATGATGCTCGTGCGGCGGAACTCGTCGTCCGGGAATACGCGGCCGGTCATCAGCGTGCCCCAGATGTGGTCGAACACTTTTCCGGGCTCGCCTTTCTTTTTTCCGGAACGGAAATAGGAGTGCCCCTTGGGGGTGTCGTAAGCGGTATTCACGTCGTCGCAATCCACCGCATACACGTTGGCGGGTGTCCGGTTCATGTCCTCCGGGCCGGTGTGGCCCAGGCGGCGCGAGGCGATCTTGTTCTTAAGATTCGCCACTTTGCTTGAACGCAGCGCCATATCGTCCGAGGCGTAATACACCACCACGTTACGGGAGGCATGGCTGATCAGTTCGCCGGTCTGGCCATTGTGAATGGACTCGTTCTCGATATCCGCCGCGACCAGGTAGGTGTTACGAAACAACAATGGCACGCCGCTGGGCAGATCGTACTTGTCCCAGGCCCACAGCGTTTCGCGCAACACCCGGTTGCCCATGGAATGGGCCAGCATGTTGATGCGTTTCAGGCAGGGGTCTTGGGTCGGGTTGCGTTTCTCGTCCTCACGCCACCGCAGGAAATGCCCCAGCACCCGCGCCAGAGAGAAGGCGCTGGCATCGGCGGCCTTCTGGTCGTCCCAGTAGTCCTTGACGATACCCAGGTCGTCGTCACAGGGCCAGATCACGGGCAGCACCAGTACTTCGTTGGGTTTTTTCTTGTCGCACAGTGCCTGGAACTCGCCCGCGCCCGCGAACACTGCCTCCGGCAGGTTAGAGAAGCCGTGGATGTAAACGAGCAACTGGCGATACGGCGAGCTCTTGAGCTCCGACATCATGTTGAAACCGCCGATCTCCTCGTACTTGTCCTTGCCGAGGCGTCGGCAATAAAAAACCGAGTTGCTGGCGGCGTTGTTCTTTAGGTCGAAGTCGAAACCCCGATTGACGCGGGTCTTGATGCTTTGGGTCGGGAAGCGGTTGGTAATGAACAGCATGGCGATACCTCACAAGCTCGGGTTCGCCAACAGTATCGTTCAGGTTCAGGGGGGCTGGTGTGAGCACAATTTCACTTTTGCCCGCCATGGTGTCGGATCGGGTTCGTTTATATCAGCGTCATCGGCGAGCCACGACCAAGCTGTTGCCCAGGGACTGGTGGCTACCCCTCCGATTTTGGCATCAAGCGTGCCATCAATCCCCGGATTCGATCGCCGCCAGCGCCTGCGC is a window encoding:
- a CDS encoding MaoC family dehydratase, translated to MELVEGPYFDELHVGQNLPDPPEVTLTTGHAAWHTALFGDRLRLPLSAPLSQAVIGGEAMAAHPALVCNLVTGQTTYATQEVRANLFYRGLLLRSPVRIGDTLRTHTRVAALRQNRHQEGRPATGIAVLEMEVINQRAETILHFWRAPMIPCRDAGANTGFADPLELFPQALDGAALATAAAHYDLAAFRAAVPGATTPRPGARYQVAARDTITSAPELVRLTLNMARAHTDAAKSVYGQRLVYGGHTIAMAAAQLVRALPDLVTILGWHACDHTAPVFEGDVLRCEVDVHAAHPTSGAGALVDLVVRLYAERGPASPEPGSEAQVLDWRLVALSS
- a CDS encoding CoA transferase, whose translation is MSAGILAGMRVVEGSAFVAAPLGGMTLAQLGAEVIRFDPIGGGLDYRRWPVTANGDSLFWAGLNKGKRSIAVDLRHPEGRELLTALVTAPGEDAGIFLTNFPAHGWLSYEVLAARRADLIMLNVLGSRDGGSAVDYTVNPRVGFPLVTGPPDTQGPVNHVLPAWDLITGQMAATGILAAERHRRRSGQGQLIKLALLDVALAVAGHLGYIAEVQINSGDRERAGNDLYGAFGRDFPTADGRRVMVVGLTPRQWQAIGRATGLVDELAAAARSARLDFAQEGDRYRGRDAIAALLGPWIAARDYADLSAIFDAAGVCWGPYQNFRDLVQTDPECTPDNPLFSEVEQPGIGCYRMPGTPLDFSAMPRLPASPAPLLGADTEYVLGDILGLSSGEIARLVDAGVVAVPSVPSG
- a CDS encoding FAD-dependent oxidoreductase, whose product is MTQQQRAATRLGQHAVVIGASIGGLLTARVLSDYYAQVTILDADTPPEQAVPRKAVPQGSHIHLLLAGGSAVVRKYFPGIHEDLLGAGARYVDFLADNANYMSGRWWPRKPSGINSYVMSRPLLETVVRHHTLALPNVQLRAATRVSGFLTDTTGKTITGVSLDKDGETIAADLVADVSGRASKTPKWLEQMGYGAPQSTTIGINVGYVTFEAQEPAGRNPDWNFMYAIQKSIPEDTRGGGLFRVEGGRYLVTATGYHKDDPPTDWAGFLEFLKSHPHPVLYEEVKNLQPTSDVAAYRYSAYLRQHYERLRRFPRGLVVLGDAMCSFNPVYGQGMTVAAKEAEYLDECLGRCASSGAMPDDFALTFFKGAVKFVDAAWNGVTVEDFRYPQTDGQRPRGFALSKWLNAKFFALSGYDAEFAVAFAKVLNLVDPPASILKFKYLRKALFAKTPVFRGDPAALPARAVPEASPP
- a CDS encoding alpha/beta hydrolase, producing the protein MLFITNRFPTQSIKTRVNRGFDFDLKNNAASNSVFYCRRLGKDKYEEIGGFNMMSELKSSPYRQLLVYIHGFSNLPEAVFAGAGEFQALCDKKKPNEVLVLPVIWPCDDDLGIVKDYWDDQKAADASAFSLARVLGHFLRWREDEKRNPTQDPCLKRINMLAHSMGNRVLRETLWAWDKYDLPSGVPLLFRNTYLVAADIENESIHNGQTGELISHASRNVVVYYASDDMALRSSKVANLKNKIASRRLGHTGPEDMNRTPANVYAVDCDDVNTAYDTPKGHSYFRSGKKKGEPGKVFDHIWGTLMTGRVFPDDEFRRTSIIRS